In Tursiops truncatus isolate mTurTru1 chromosome X, mTurTru1.mat.Y, whole genome shotgun sequence, the following proteins share a genomic window:
- the PGK1 gene encoding phosphoglycerate kinase 1 — MSLSNKLTLDKMDVKGKRVIMRVDFNVPMKNNQITNNQRIKAAVPSIKFCLDNGAKSVVLMSHLGRPDGVPMPDKYSLQPVAVELKSLLGKDVLFLKDCVGPEVEKACADPAAGSVILLENLRFHVEEEGKGKDASGNKVKAEPAKIEAFRASLSKLGDVYVNDAFGTAHRAHSSMVGVNLPEKAGGFLMKKELNYFAKALESPERPFLAILGGAKVADKIQLISNMLDKVNEMIIGGGMAFTFLKVLNNMEIGTSLFDEEGSKIVKDLISKAEKNGVKITLPVDFVTADKFDENAKTGQATVASGIPAGWMGLDCGPESSKKYAEAVARAKQIVWNGPVGVFEWEAFARGTKALMDEVVKATSRGCITIIGGGDTATCCAKWNTEDKVSHVSTGGGASLELLEGKVLPGVEALSSV; from the exons ATGTCGCTCTCTAACAAGCTGACTCTGGACAAGATGGACGTGAAGGGGAAGCGGGTCATCATGAG agtGGACTTCAATGTTCCTATGAAGAACAACCAGATAACAAACAACCAGAG AATCAAGGCTGCCGTTCCAAGCATCAAATTCTGCTTGGACAATGGAGCCAAGTCAGTTGTTCTTATGAGCCACCTGGGCCGGCCTGATGGTGTCCCCATGCCTGACAAGTACTCCTTGCAGCCAGTTGCTGTAGAACTCAAATCTCTGCTGGGCAA GGATGTTTTGTTCTTGAAGGACTGCGTGGGCCCAGAAGTGGAAAAAGCTTGTGCTGACCCAGCTGCTGGGTCTGTCATCTTGCTGGAGAACCTTCGCTTTCAtgtggaggaagaagggaagggaaaagatgcTTCTGGGAACAAG GTTAAAGCTGAGCCAGCCAAAATAGAAGCCTTTCGAGCTTCGCTTTCTAAGCTAGGGGATGTCTATGTCAATGATGCTTTTGGCACTGCTCACCGAGCCCACAG CTCCATGGTGGGAGTAAATCTGCCAGAGAAGGCTGGAGGATTTTTGATGAAGAAGGAGCTGAACTACTTTGCCAAGGCCTTGGAGAGCCCAGAGCGACCCTTCCTGGCCATCCTGGGCGG AGCTAAAGTTGCAGACAAGATCCAGCTGATCAGTAATATGCTAGACAAAGTCAATGAAATGATTATTGGTGGTGGAATGGCCTTTACCTTCCTTAAGGTGCTCAACAACATGGAG ATTGGCACTTCTCTGTTTGACGAAGAGGGATCCAAGATCGTCAAAGACCTGATATCCAAAGCTGAGAAGAATGGCGTGAAGATTACCTTGCCTGTTGACTTTGTCACTGCCGATAAGTTTGATGAGAATGCCAAGACTGGCCAAGCCACTGTGGCCTCTGGCATACCTGCTGGCTGGATG GGCTTGGACTGTGGTCCTGAGAGCAGCAAGAAGTATGCTGAGGCTGTTGCTCGGGCTAAGCAGATTGTGTGGAATGGACCTGTGGGTGTATTTGAATGGGAAGCTTTTGCCCGAGGAACCAAAGCCCTCATGGATGAGGTGGTGAAAGCCACTTCCAGGGGCTGCATCACCATCATAG GTGGTGGAGACACTGCTACTTGCTGTGCCAAATGGAACACAGAGGATAAAGTCAGCCATGTAAGCACCGGAGGTGGTGCCAGTTTAGAGCTCCTGGAAG GTAAAGTCCTTCCTGGGGTGGAGGCTCTCAGCAGTGTTTAG
- the TAF9B gene encoding transcription initiation factor TFIID subunit 9B isoform X2, with protein sequence MESGKMAPPKNAPRDALVMAQILKDMGITEYEPRVINQMLEFAFRYVTSILDDAKIYSSHAKKPNVDADDVRLAIQCRADQSFTSPPPRDFLLDIARQKNQTPLPLIKPYAGPRLPPDRYCLTAPNYRLKSLIKKGPNQGRLVPRLSVGAVSSRPTTPTIATPQTVSVPNKVAPPVSVTSQRFTVQIPPSQSTPVKPVPATTAVQNVLLNPSMIGPKNILITTNMVSSQNTANESNPLKRKHEDDDNDTMDSKRMNKAQ encoded by the exons ATGGAGTCGGGCAAGATGGCGCCTCCCAAGAACGCTCCGAGAGATGCCTTG GTGATGGCACAGATCCTGAAGGATATGGGAATTACGGAGTACGAACCAAGGGTTATAAATCAAATGTTGGAATTTGCTTTCC GATATGTGACTTCAATTCTGGATGATGCAAAAATTTATTCAAGCCATGCTAAGAAACCTAATGTTGATGCAGATGATGTGAGACTGGCAATCCAGTGTCGGGCTGACCAGTCTTTTACCTCTCCTCCCCCGAGAGAT tttttactggATATTGCAAGGCAGAAAAATCAAACCCCTTTACCACTGATTAAGCCATATGCAGGACCCAGACTGCCACCTGACAGATACTGCTTAACAGCTCCAAACTATAGGCTAAAGTCCTTAATTAAAAAG GGACCTAACCAAGGAAGACTAGTTCCACGGTTAAGTGTTGGTGCTGTTAGTAGCAGACCTACCACTCCTACTATAG CAACCCCACAAACAGTGTCTGTCCCAAATAAAGTTGCACCTCCAGTGTCAGTGACAAGCCAAAGATTTACGGTGCAGATTCCACCTTCTCAGTCCACACCTGTCAAACCAG TTCCCGCAACAACTGCAGTTCAAAATGTTCTGCTTAATCCTTCAATGATTGGGCccaaaaatattcttattaccaCCAACATGGTTTCATCACAGAACACGGCCAATGAATCAAACCCATTGAAGAGAAAACATGAAGATGATGACAATGATACTAT GGATTCAAAGAGGATGAACAAGGCCCAGTAA
- the TAF9B gene encoding transcription initiation factor TFIID subunit 9B isoform X3 — protein sequence MESGKMAPPKNAPRDALVMAQILKDMGITEYEPRVINQMLEFAFRYVTSILDDAKIYSSHAKKPNVDADDVRLAIQCRADQSFTSPPPRDFLLDIARQKNQTPLPLIKPYAGPRLPPDRYCLTAPNYRLKSLIKKGPNQGRLVPRLSVGAVSSRPTTPTIATPQTVSVPNKVAPPVSVTSQRFTVQIPPSQSTPVKPVPATTAVQNVLLNPSMIGPKNILITTNMVSSQNTANESNPLKRKHEDDDNDTM from the exons ATGGAGTCGGGCAAGATGGCGCCTCCCAAGAACGCTCCGAGAGATGCCTTG GTGATGGCACAGATCCTGAAGGATATGGGAATTACGGAGTACGAACCAAGGGTTATAAATCAAATGTTGGAATTTGCTTTCC GATATGTGACTTCAATTCTGGATGATGCAAAAATTTATTCAAGCCATGCTAAGAAACCTAATGTTGATGCAGATGATGTGAGACTGGCAATCCAGTGTCGGGCTGACCAGTCTTTTACCTCTCCTCCCCCGAGAGAT tttttactggATATTGCAAGGCAGAAAAATCAAACCCCTTTACCACTGATTAAGCCATATGCAGGACCCAGACTGCCACCTGACAGATACTGCTTAACAGCTCCAAACTATAGGCTAAAGTCCTTAATTAAAAAG GGACCTAACCAAGGAAGACTAGTTCCACGGTTAAGTGTTGGTGCTGTTAGTAGCAGACCTACCACTCCTACTATAG CAACCCCACAAACAGTGTCTGTCCCAAATAAAGTTGCACCTCCAGTGTCAGTGACAAGCCAAAGATTTACGGTGCAGATTCCACCTTCTCAGTCCACACCTGTCAAACCAG TTCCCGCAACAACTGCAGTTCAAAATGTTCTGCTTAATCCTTCAATGATTGGGCccaaaaatattcttattaccaCCAACATGGTTTCATCACAGAACACGGCCAATGAATCAAACCCATTGAAGAGAAAACATGAAGATGATGACAATGATACTATGTAA
- the TAF9B gene encoding transcription initiation factor TFIID subunit 9B isoform X1 yields MESGKMAPPKNAPRDALVMAQILKDMGITEYEPRVINQMLEFAFRYVTSILDDAKIYSSHAKKPNVDADDVRLAIQCRADQSFTSPPPRDFLLDIARQKNQTPLPLIKPYAGPRLPPDRYCLTAPNYRLKSLIKKGPNQGRLVPRLSVGAVSSRPTTPTIATPQTVSVPNKVAPPVSVTSQRFTVQIPPSQSTPVKPVPATTAVQNVLLNPSMIGPKNILITTNMVSSQNTANESNPLKRKHEDDDNDTISPFPNYIHPF; encoded by the exons ATGGAGTCGGGCAAGATGGCGCCTCCCAAGAACGCTCCGAGAGATGCCTTG GTGATGGCACAGATCCTGAAGGATATGGGAATTACGGAGTACGAACCAAGGGTTATAAATCAAATGTTGGAATTTGCTTTCC GATATGTGACTTCAATTCTGGATGATGCAAAAATTTATTCAAGCCATGCTAAGAAACCTAATGTTGATGCAGATGATGTGAGACTGGCAATCCAGTGTCGGGCTGACCAGTCTTTTACCTCTCCTCCCCCGAGAGAT tttttactggATATTGCAAGGCAGAAAAATCAAACCCCTTTACCACTGATTAAGCCATATGCAGGACCCAGACTGCCACCTGACAGATACTGCTTAACAGCTCCAAACTATAGGCTAAAGTCCTTAATTAAAAAG GGACCTAACCAAGGAAGACTAGTTCCACGGTTAAGTGTTGGTGCTGTTAGTAGCAGACCTACCACTCCTACTATAG CAACCCCACAAACAGTGTCTGTCCCAAATAAAGTTGCACCTCCAGTGTCAGTGACAAGCCAAAGATTTACGGTGCAGATTCCACCTTCTCAGTCCACACCTGTCAAACCAG TTCCCGCAACAACTGCAGTTCAAAATGTTCTGCTTAATCCTTCAATGATTGGGCccaaaaatattcttattaccaCCAACATGGTTTCATCACAGAACACGGCCAATGAATCAAACCCATTGAAGAGAAAACATGAAGATGATGACAATGATACTAT ATCTCCCTTTCCTAATTACATCCACCCATTCTAG
- the TAF9B gene encoding transcription initiation factor TFIID subunit 9B isoform X4: MESGKMAPPKNAPRDALVMAQILKDMGITEYEPRVINQMLEFAFRYVTSILDDAKIYSSHAKKPNVDADDVRLAIQCRADQSFTSPPPRDFLLDIARQKNQTPLPLIKPYAGPRLPPDRYCLTAPNYRLKSLIKKGPNQGRLVPRLSVGAVSSRPTTPTIVPATTAVQNVLLNPSMIGPKNILITTNMVSSQNTANESNPLKRKHEDDDNDTISPFPNYIHPF, translated from the exons ATGGAGTCGGGCAAGATGGCGCCTCCCAAGAACGCTCCGAGAGATGCCTTG GTGATGGCACAGATCCTGAAGGATATGGGAATTACGGAGTACGAACCAAGGGTTATAAATCAAATGTTGGAATTTGCTTTCC GATATGTGACTTCAATTCTGGATGATGCAAAAATTTATTCAAGCCATGCTAAGAAACCTAATGTTGATGCAGATGATGTGAGACTGGCAATCCAGTGTCGGGCTGACCAGTCTTTTACCTCTCCTCCCCCGAGAGAT tttttactggATATTGCAAGGCAGAAAAATCAAACCCCTTTACCACTGATTAAGCCATATGCAGGACCCAGACTGCCACCTGACAGATACTGCTTAACAGCTCCAAACTATAGGCTAAAGTCCTTAATTAAAAAG GGACCTAACCAAGGAAGACTAGTTCCACGGTTAAGTGTTGGTGCTGTTAGTAGCAGACCTACCACTCCTACTATAG TTCCCGCAACAACTGCAGTTCAAAATGTTCTGCTTAATCCTTCAATGATTGGGCccaaaaatattcttattaccaCCAACATGGTTTCATCACAGAACACGGCCAATGAATCAAACCCATTGAAGAGAAAACATGAAGATGATGACAATGATACTAT ATCTCCCTTTCCTAATTACATCCACCCATTCTAG